From a single Chlamydia muridarum str. Nigg genomic region:
- a CDS encoding 2Fe-2S iron-sulfur cluster-binding protein, which yields MAKLIVSADGENQEFDLEDGSPIAEACENAGVPLACTEGVCGTCVVEILEGTDNLSEFSEAEQDFLGDPDSSNERLACQCCIKGGCVKLTF from the coding sequence ATGGCTAAGCTCATCGTTTCAGCGGATGGCGAGAATCAGGAGTTTGATTTAGAGGATGGGTCCCCTATAGCGGAGGCTTGTGAGAATGCTGGTGTACCGTTGGCCTGCACAGAAGGGGTTTGTGGAACTTGTGTTGTTGAGATATTGGAAGGTACAGACAACTTGTCTGAATTTTCTGAAGCTGAGCAAGATTTCTTAGGAGATCCTGACTCCTCCAACGAACGTCTGGCTTGTCAGTGCTGTATTAAAGGTGGCTGCGTTAAGCTAACCTTTTAA
- a CDS encoding macro domain-containing protein yields the protein MCTLISAMRNFLPPDCKLPTLTYKQALITSLASGIILGLAGCLVGILSSITSLIIVSGFILGVSLLIAGILLSQRFCSQDNVLKPEIPEQEIPELEIPEFEIPELELLEPSTPPPSFIPPKPPLLPKLALKNTIKEMLFGWNSIESEKLLPCFLSSDKILLSFNNPSARFRAWNIPGSNTLFITTSGQYASLKLQSNLPSAIANSVQSISCPKGGRGTNDLFSAVITDRCWEESKPSSGLLLPGECSSAPWEDNDVQSPTWNFETQTYNKPTRFIQISAPKASMYSNSPAYCYQLCFKAYLSCFKEAIRHGCHIIQIPLIASFPDFLPGSQHKEKVWIDSTKLALLHAIAIIAHQHRSDNIVIVLTSIPRPIYF from the coding sequence ATGTGTACTCTGATATCCGCAATGCGGAATTTTTTACCTCCTGATTGCAAACTTCCTACTTTGACTTACAAACAGGCCCTTATTACTTCCCTCGCATCGGGGATAATTTTAGGACTTGCTGGTTGTTTGGTTGGAATCCTCTCTTCTATCACTTCTCTGATTATCGTTTCTGGTTTTATTTTAGGAGTTAGTCTTCTCATTGCAGGGATTCTTCTTTCCCAGCGTTTTTGTTCTCAAGACAACGTATTAAAACCTGAAATTCCAGAACAGGAAATTCCAGAGCTGGAGATCCCAGAATTTGAAATTCCTGAACTCGAGCTCCTAGAACCAAGTACCCCTCCCCCATCTTTTATCCCCCCAAAACCACCCTTACTCCCTAAACTAGCTTTAAAAAATACCATAAAAGAAATGTTATTTGGCTGGAACAGTATAGAATCTGAAAAACTGCTTCCCTGTTTTCTTTCTTCAGACAAAATTCTTTTATCTTTTAACAACCCCTCAGCTCGATTCAGAGCATGGAATATCCCCGGATCAAATACACTATTCATTACTACCTCTGGACAATATGCTTCCCTAAAGCTTCAATCCAATTTGCCTTCGGCAATTGCAAATTCTGTACAATCCATATCTTGCCCTAAAGGTGGACGAGGAACTAATGATTTATTTTCTGCAGTGATTACTGATAGATGCTGGGAAGAATCTAAACCAAGTTCGGGCCTCTTACTTCCAGGAGAATGCTCTTCCGCACCTTGGGAAGACAATGACGTTCAATCCCCCACTTGGAATTTTGAAACTCAAACTTATAATAAACCCACTCGCTTTATCCAAATTTCGGCTCCTAAAGCCTCTATGTATTCCAATAGCCCTGCTTATTGTTATCAACTTTGCTTTAAAGCCTATTTGTCCTGCTTTAAAGAGGCTATCCGCCATGGCTGTCACATCATTCAAATTCCTCTCATAGCCTCTTTCCCAGACTTCCTTCCAGGCTCCCAACACAAAGAAAAAGTCTGGATCGATTCAACTAAACTAGCCTTGCTCCATGCT
- a CDS encoding FliA/WhiG family RNA polymerase sigma factor, translated as MKTQDLADTWQLYWSTKEIHHRDFLIEAYLPLVKNVAHRLASGMPSHVKIEDLYASGVEGLVRAVERFDPEKSKRFESYALFIIKAAIIDDLRKQDWVPRSVYQRANRLADAMDALRQTLGKEPTDGDLCEYLNISQQELSHWFSSSRPALVLSLNDDFSCQDEDEGLALEERIADERAENGYDVIRKKEAISILTEALLSLDEKERQVMALYYYDDLVLKEIGKILGVSESRVSQIHSKALLKLRGTLSSLL; from the coding sequence GTGAAGACTCAAGATCTTGCGGATACTTGGCAGTTGTACTGGTCAACTAAGGAAATCCATCACAGGGATTTTTTGATCGAGGCCTATCTCCCTCTTGTGAAAAATGTGGCGCATCGACTTGCTTCAGGCATGCCTTCTCATGTGAAGATAGAAGATCTTTATGCTTCTGGGGTTGAGGGATTAGTTCGGGCTGTTGAGCGTTTTGATCCAGAAAAAAGTAAGCGATTCGAGAGCTACGCTCTTTTTATTATAAAAGCGGCGATTATTGATGATTTGCGCAAGCAGGACTGGGTTCCTAGAAGTGTCTATCAAAGAGCAAATCGCTTGGCTGATGCAATGGACGCCTTGAGACAAACTTTAGGGAAAGAGCCTACAGATGGAGATCTTTGTGAGTATTTAAATATTTCACAACAGGAGTTATCGCACTGGTTCTCTTCCTCTAGACCAGCTCTAGTTCTTTCGTTGAATGATGATTTTTCTTGCCAAGATGAGGACGAAGGTCTTGCTTTAGAAGAAAGAATAGCGGATGAGCGGGCTGAAAATGGATACGATGTCATTAGGAAAAAGGAAGCTATTTCTATCTTAACGGAGGCCCTGCTTTCCCTTGATGAGAAAGAGCGGCAGGTAATGGCCTTGTATTACTATGATGATTTAGTTCTTAAAGAAATAGGAAAGATTTTGGGGGTTAGCGAGTCTCGAGTTTCCCAAATTCATTCTAAAGCCCTACTCAAGTTGCGGGGCACATTGTCGAGCCTTTTATAA
- a CDS encoding EscV/YscV/HrcV family type III secretion system export apparatus protein: MVNHIRGSSWKIVTIPICILFTLVIPLPRWIIDFGVCANLACSLSIIFWVFSLRSSASARIFPSLLLYLCLLRLGLNLASTRWILASGWASPLIFALGSFFSLGSIPVALTVCLLLFFINFLVITKGAERIAEVRARFSLESLPGKQMSLDADISAGRIGSSRASVKKNSLLEESDYFSAMEGVFRFVKGDAIMSWVLLGVNSLAALFLGRHVGVYNLWLTVLGDALVSQVPALLTSCSAATLIAKVGEKESLAQHLVEYYEQCRQSFLYIALILCGMAFIPGAPKALILGFSVLLLLGYKSPYSEESLLFQKERIELLLPNKGNENPVSLYRAARHQIYQELGVIFPEESVVRYVNNVSPRLVFSGQEISLTELSCSAMLKAMRKLAPETIGERFIARLIEEFQEQGGLSIEEIIPLKISENSLVFLLRALVKEQVSLHLFPKILEAIDLFGSQAKSSLELVESVRNYLGKQIGLSLWNRKDVLEVITVDSLVEQFVRDSQAKVFVDLNEKVVSQVKDLLREGEGNFRAIVTGSETRKELKRIVDPYFPDLLVLAHSELPEEMPITLLGAVSDEVLLS, from the coding sequence ATCGTGAATCACATTAGAGGAAGTTCATGGAAAATTGTAACAATCCCCATTTGTATATTATTCACTTTAGTCATCCCTCTACCAAGATGGATTATTGATTTTGGAGTATGTGCAAATCTAGCCTGTTCTTTATCGATCATTTTTTGGGTGTTCTCTTTACGATCTTCTGCTTCTGCTAGAATTTTCCCTTCACTCCTTCTATATCTTTGTTTATTACGTCTTGGACTCAATTTAGCTTCCACGCGATGGATTTTAGCTTCTGGATGGGCATCTCCTTTGATTTTTGCTCTAGGAAGTTTCTTTTCTTTGGGGAGTATCCCCGTTGCACTAACAGTATGTTTACTACTATTTTTCATAAATTTTCTTGTTATCACCAAAGGAGCAGAGCGAATTGCAGAGGTACGGGCGCGTTTTTCTTTAGAATCGCTTCCAGGGAAGCAGATGTCTTTGGATGCCGATATTTCTGCAGGAAGAATTGGCTCTAGTAGAGCTTCTGTCAAAAAGAACTCTCTTTTGGAAGAGAGTGATTATTTTTCAGCTATGGAGGGAGTTTTTCGCTTCGTAAAAGGTGATGCAATAATGAGTTGGGTGCTGTTAGGAGTGAATAGTCTGGCAGCTTTATTTTTGGGACGTCATGTTGGGGTTTATAATTTATGGTTAACTGTGTTGGGCGATGCCTTAGTCAGTCAAGTTCCTGCATTGCTAACATCTTGTTCAGCAGCCACCCTTATAGCAAAAGTTGGAGAAAAAGAGAGCTTAGCGCAACATCTTGTGGAGTATTATGAGCAATGTAGACAAAGTTTTTTATATATCGCATTGATTCTTTGTGGAATGGCTTTTATTCCAGGGGCTCCTAAAGCTCTTATTTTAGGATTTTCTGTTTTGTTACTGTTAGGGTACAAGAGCCCCTATTCAGAAGAATCTTTATTATTCCAGAAGGAGCGGATAGAGCTATTATTACCCAATAAAGGAAATGAAAATCCTGTAAGTTTGTATAGGGCTGCTCGTCATCAAATTTATCAAGAATTAGGGGTAATCTTCCCGGAAGAGAGTGTGGTGCGTTATGTAAATAATGTTTCTCCGAGATTGGTATTTTCTGGGCAGGAGATCTCTTTAACAGAGCTTTCTTGCTCTGCCATGTTAAAGGCTATGAGGAAGCTAGCTCCCGAGACGATAGGTGAACGTTTTATTGCTCGTCTTATTGAGGAATTTCAAGAGCAGGGGGGGCTGTCTATAGAGGAGATCATTCCTCTTAAAATATCCGAAAACTCTTTAGTTTTCTTATTGAGAGCTCTTGTTAAAGAGCAGGTCTCTTTACATTTATTTCCTAAAATTCTTGAAGCTATTGATTTATTTGGCTCCCAGGCAAAAAGTTCTCTGGAGTTAGTAGAGTCTGTGCGCAACTACTTAGGGAAACAAATAGGTTTATCTTTATGGAACAGAAAAGATGTTCTAGAAGTAATTACCGTAGATTCTCTGGTTGAGCAATTTGTGCGAGATTCGCAAGCGAAGGTTTTTGTAGATTTGAACGAAAAAGTTGTTTCTCAAGTGAAAGACTTATTACGGGAAGGGGAGGGAAATTTTCGAGCTATTGTCACAGGATCTGAAACAAGAAAAGAACTAAAGCGCATAGTGGATCCTTATTTCCCAGATTTACTCGTTTTAGCTCATAGCGAGCTTCCTGAAGAGATGCCTATAACCTTGCTAGGAGCTGTTTCTGATGAGGTTTTATTATCTTAA
- the gnd gene encoding decarboxylating NADP(+)-dependent phosphogluconate dehydrogenase, with translation MAPADIGLIGLAVMGKNLVLNMIDHGFAVSVYNRSPEKTEEFLKEHGENISLQGFTAIEEFVQSLKRPRKIMIMIKAGAPVDEMISSLLPFLEEGDILIDGGNSYYLDSERRYIDLKKKGILFVGMGVSGGEEGARKGPSIMPGGNIEAWPVIAPIFQSIAAQVDGQPCCSWIGTGGAGHFVKAVHNGIEYGDIQLICETYEILKSRLDLSLEQIGNIFFEWNQTDLNSYLMGASAAVLTAKDENGVAVASTILDVAGQKGTGRWVAEDAIKAGVPMSLIIESVLARYLSAWKEVRRQAAREFPVASLLYQPSQEASVLIEDAREALYAAKIISYAQGFMLLKQISEERNWDLNLGELALIWRGGCIIQSAFLDKIHQGFESCPDAHSLMLQDYFKNVLLNSETGFRRAILHAVGAGVAIPCLASALAFYDGYRTENSPLFLVQGLRDYFGAHGYERQDRPRGEFYHTDWLGSKNASRM, from the coding sequence GTGGCTCCAGCAGATATTGGGTTGATTGGTTTGGCCGTAATGGGCAAAAACCTTGTGTTGAATATGATTGATCACGGTTTTGCTGTCTCTGTCTATAACCGCAGTCCAGAGAAAACGGAAGAGTTCTTGAAGGAGCATGGAGAGAATATATCTCTTCAAGGGTTTACTGCCATCGAAGAGTTCGTTCAATCTTTGAAACGTCCTCGGAAGATTATGATTATGATTAAGGCGGGAGCTCCTGTTGATGAAATGATTTCCTCGCTACTTCCCTTTTTAGAAGAGGGGGATATTCTCATTGATGGGGGGAATAGCTATTATCTGGATTCTGAGCGTCGCTACATTGATCTCAAAAAGAAAGGGATTTTATTTGTCGGCATGGGGGTCTCTGGAGGAGAAGAAGGGGCTCGTAAAGGACCTTCTATTATGCCCGGAGGGAATATTGAAGCTTGGCCTGTTATCGCTCCTATTTTTCAATCAATAGCTGCTCAGGTTGATGGACAGCCTTGTTGCTCTTGGATTGGTACAGGAGGAGCGGGTCATTTTGTTAAAGCCGTTCATAATGGTATAGAATATGGGGATATTCAGTTAATCTGTGAAACCTATGAGATTCTTAAATCTCGGCTTGATTTGTCTCTTGAACAGATAGGAAACATCTTCTTTGAGTGGAATCAAACGGATTTAAATAGCTATCTTATGGGAGCTTCAGCAGCTGTTTTAACAGCAAAAGATGAGAATGGAGTTGCTGTGGCTTCGACTATTTTGGATGTAGCTGGGCAGAAAGGTACTGGGCGTTGGGTTGCGGAAGATGCGATTAAGGCAGGTGTTCCTATGTCGCTTATCATAGAGTCTGTTTTAGCTCGTTATCTCTCGGCTTGGAAGGAGGTGCGTAGACAAGCTGCTCGAGAATTCCCTGTAGCTTCTCTTCTTTATCAACCTTCGCAAGAGGCCTCGGTCTTGATCGAAGATGCAAGAGAAGCTCTTTACGCAGCAAAGATTATTAGTTATGCCCAAGGCTTCATGCTATTAAAGCAGATCTCTGAAGAAAGGAATTGGGATCTTAATTTAGGAGAGCTTGCTTTGATATGGCGCGGCGGATGTATTATCCAAAGTGCTTTCTTGGATAAAATTCACCAAGGGTTTGAGAGTTGCCCGGATGCACACTCTTTGATGTTACAAGATTATTTCAAAAACGTTTTGTTGAACTCAGAAACTGGTTTTCGCCGAGCTATTTTACATGCTGTTGGAGCTGGTGTAGCAATTCCTTGTTTAGCTTCTGCCTTAGCTTTTTACGATGGGTATCGGACGGAAAACTCTCCATTATTCTTAGTTCAAGGATTAAGAGATTATTTTGGGGCTCATGGTTATGAGCGGCAAGATCGTCCTCGCGGGGAGTTTTATCATACGGATTGGTTAGGAAGCAAAAACGCTTCCCGGATGTAA
- the lepA gene encoding translation elongation factor 4: MKPYKIENIRNFSIIAHIDHGKSTIADRLLESTSTIEQREMREQLLDSMDLERERGITIKAHPVTMTYEYEGETYELNLIDTPGHVDFSYEVSRSLAACEGALLIVDAAQGVQAQSLANVYLALERDLEIIPVLNKIDLPAAQPEAIKKQIEEFIGLDTSNAIACSAKTGQGIPEILESIIRLVPPPKPSQETELKALIFDSHYDPYVGIMVYVRVISGEIKKGDRITFMSTKGSSFEVLGIGAFLPEATLIEGSLRAGQVGYFIANLKKVKDVKIGDTVTTVKHPAKEPLEGFKEIKPVVFAGIYPIDSSDFDTLKDALGRLQLNDSALTIEQESSHSLGFGFRCGFLGLLHLEIIFERISREFDLDIIATAPSVIYKVVLKNGKTLFIDNPTAYPDPALIEHMEEPWVHVNIITPQEYLSNIMSLCMDKRGICLKTDMLDQHRLVLSYELPLNEIVSDFNDKLKSVTKGYGSFDYRLGDYKPGAIIKLEILINDETVDAFSCLVHRDKAESKGRSICEKLVDVIPPQLFKIPIQAAINKKIIARETIRALAKNVTAKCYGGDITRKRKLWEKQKKGKKRMKEFGKVSIPNTAFVEVLKME; encoded by the coding sequence TTGAAACCGTATAAGATTGAAAACATTCGTAATTTTTCTATTATTGCCCATATTGACCACGGTAAGTCCACTATCGCAGATCGGTTGCTAGAGAGCACTAGCACGATTGAACAACGAGAAATGCGTGAACAGCTTTTAGACTCTATGGACTTGGAAAGAGAGCGTGGTATTACCATTAAGGCGCATCCAGTCACAATGACTTATGAATACGAGGGGGAAACTTACGAACTCAATCTCATAGATACTCCAGGACACGTGGATTTTTCTTATGAAGTTTCTCGATCCCTGGCAGCATGTGAAGGAGCTTTGCTTATAGTCGACGCGGCACAAGGTGTGCAAGCGCAAAGCTTAGCTAATGTATACCTAGCGCTAGAACGAGATTTAGAAATCATTCCAGTTTTAAATAAAATAGATCTTCCTGCAGCTCAACCAGAGGCTATAAAAAAACAAATCGAAGAATTCATTGGACTAGATACATCTAATGCTATTGCTTGCTCAGCGAAAACAGGTCAAGGCATCCCAGAAATTTTAGAGTCTATTATACGGCTCGTGCCTCCCCCAAAACCATCTCAAGAAACAGAACTCAAAGCATTAATCTTTGATTCTCACTATGATCCTTATGTAGGAATCATGGTATATGTGCGAGTGATTAGCGGAGAAATCAAAAAAGGTGATCGTATTACCTTTATGTCAACCAAGGGCTCTTCTTTTGAAGTTTTAGGGATTGGGGCCTTCTTACCGGAAGCTACCTTAATAGAAGGGTCTTTACGAGCTGGACAAGTAGGATATTTTATCGCTAACCTGAAAAAGGTTAAGGATGTAAAAATTGGCGATACAGTTACTACAGTTAAGCATCCCGCGAAAGAGCCTTTAGAAGGATTCAAGGAAATTAAACCTGTTGTTTTTGCAGGAATCTATCCCATAGACTCTTCTGATTTTGATACCCTTAAAGATGCTTTAGGCCGTTTACAACTTAACGACTCAGCTCTTACGATTGAGCAAGAGAGTAGCCATTCCCTTGGGTTTGGGTTCCGTTGTGGATTTTTAGGCCTTCTTCATTTAGAAATTATCTTTGAAAGAATTTCGAGAGAATTTGATCTTGATATTATCGCTACTGCCCCAAGCGTTATTTACAAAGTAGTCTTAAAAAATGGGAAAACTCTTTTTATTGATAATCCGACGGCATATCCAGACCCGGCTCTTATTGAGCATATGGAAGAGCCCTGGGTTCATGTAAATATCATTACTCCCCAAGAGTATCTAAGCAACATCATGAGCCTATGTATGGACAAGCGGGGAATATGCTTGAAAACGGATATGCTTGACCAGCACAGACTCGTCCTTTCCTATGAGCTTCCTCTTAATGAAATTGTTTCTGATTTTAATGATAAACTTAAATCCGTTACAAAAGGATATGGCTCTTTCGACTATCGTCTAGGAGATTACAAACCTGGCGCCATCATTAAACTAGAAATTCTTATCAATGACGAAACTGTAGACGCTTTTTCTTGTCTTGTACATAGGGATAAAGCGGAATCAAAAGGACGAAGCATTTGTGAAAAACTTGTAGATGTTATTCCTCCTCAACTCTTTAAAATTCCTATTCAAGCTGCTATCAATAAAAAAATTATTGCTAGAGAAACGATTCGCGCTTTAGCGAAAAACGTTACTGCAAAATGCTATGGAGGAGACATCACGAGAAAACGTAAGTTATGGGAAAAACAGAAAAAGGGTAAAAAACGAATGAAAGAGTTTGGGAAAGTGTCTATTCCCAACACAGCATTTGTTGAAGTCCTTAAGATGGAATAA
- the tyrS gene encoding tyrosine--tRNA ligase gives MQQLIDSLQKRGILDNSSAGLESLTAPVSAYLGFDPTAPSLHIGHWIGICFLRRLSAYGITPIALVGGATGMIGDPSGKSVERSLLDQEQVLDNSKKIEVALANYLPDIRIVNNADWLGSLSMVDFLRDIGKYFRLGSMLAKDVVKQRVYSEEGISYTEFSYLLLQSYDFAHLFKHHGVVLQCGGSDQWGNITSGIDYIRRKGLGQAFGLTYPLLTDSKGKKIGKTESGTVWLDPELTSPYELFQYFLRLSDQEIPKIARMLTLLDDDEVLALDKRLENDPQAVKRYVAEVIVKDVHGAEGLAQALATTESFFANKGKNITESELAALVQSGVGINVARADVIGKRWLDVVVQLGFCSSKGEARRLIQQRGLYVNQEPLIDEQSVLDGTYLCFDRYILLSQGKKKKQVIDLN, from the coding sequence ATGCAACAATTAATCGATAGCCTTCAGAAACGGGGTATTCTAGATAATTCTTCCGCAGGATTAGAAAGTTTAACAGCTCCTGTTTCTGCCTATTTGGGGTTCGATCCAACTGCTCCTTCCTTGCATATAGGGCATTGGATTGGAATTTGTTTTCTGCGTCGATTATCGGCATATGGAATCACTCCTATTGCTCTTGTTGGAGGAGCAACAGGGATGATAGGGGATCCTTCTGGTAAAAGTGTGGAGCGCTCGCTATTAGATCAAGAGCAAGTACTTGATAATAGCAAAAAGATTGAGGTGGCTCTTGCTAATTATCTTCCCGACATTCGCATTGTGAACAATGCCGATTGGTTGGGATCATTGAGTATGGTGGATTTTCTAAGAGATATTGGGAAGTATTTCCGCTTAGGCTCGATGTTAGCTAAGGACGTAGTGAAACAGCGAGTTTATTCTGAAGAAGGAATCAGTTATACAGAGTTTAGTTATTTGTTGCTGCAATCCTATGATTTTGCTCATCTTTTTAAGCACCATGGTGTTGTATTGCAGTGTGGAGGAAGTGACCAGTGGGGAAACATTACCTCTGGAATTGATTATATTCGTCGGAAGGGGTTAGGACAAGCTTTTGGACTCACCTATCCTTTGTTGACTGATAGCAAAGGGAAAAAAATTGGGAAAACGGAGTCGGGAACTGTTTGGTTAGATCCTGAATTAACGTCTCCTTATGAATTATTTCAGTATTTCTTACGTTTATCGGATCAAGAAATCCCTAAAATAGCGAGGATGCTCACTTTACTTGATGATGATGAGGTTCTTGCTCTTGATAAGCGGTTGGAGAATGATCCGCAAGCAGTAAAAAGGTATGTGGCAGAAGTCATTGTTAAGGATGTGCATGGTGCTGAGGGATTAGCACAGGCACTGGCTACTACAGAGAGCTTTTTTGCTAATAAAGGAAAAAATATTACCGAATCGGAACTCGCGGCGTTAGTTCAGTCTGGTGTTGGTATCAATGTAGCTCGAGCAGATGTTATAGGGAAACGCTGGTTAGATGTCGTTGTGCAATTGGGATTTTGTTCTTCAAAAGGGGAAGCTAGAAGACTCATTCAGCAGCGAGGTTTATATGTGAATCAGGAACCTTTAATAGATGAACAGAGTGTCCTAGATGGGACATATCTCTGTTTTGATCGGTATATTCTTCTCTCTCAAGGGAAAAAGAAAAAACAAGTTATAGATCTTAATTAG